The proteins below are encoded in one region of Gopherus flavomarginatus isolate rGopFla2 chromosome 12, rGopFla2.mat.asm, whole genome shotgun sequence:
- the LOC127033158 gene encoding uncharacterized protein LOC127033158, whose amino-acid sequence MAAAQGGKRRQPLRRQKAQQDEPRAAPKQGKRQPQAGHQMRQTPVVKQLKSCLGKKGLVKNGVPARYASKMLQQMRKVRMSAKAKGLMKSFMADLYSRVSTEAEHLRKQKRLPALGSSEVRAALQQVMPREVAKHSATPVCNESA is encoded by the coding sequence ATGGCAGCTGCccaaggagggaagaggagacagCCTCTGAGGAGACAGAAGGCCCAGCAAGATGAACCACGGGCCGCCCCCAAGCAGGGGAAGCgccagccccaggcagggcaTCAGATGAGGCAGACGCCAGTGGTGAAGCAGCTGAAGAGCTGCCTGGGGAAGAAGGGCCTGGTGAAGAACGGTGTCCCCGCCCGCTACGCCTCTAAGATGCTGCAGCAAATGAGGAAGGTGCGCATGTCGGCCAAGGCCAAGGGGCTGATGAAATCCTTCATGGCTGATCTCTACAGCCGGGTATCCACCGAGGCCGAGCACCTGAGGAAGCAGAAACGGCTCCCTGCCTTGGGCTCCTCAGAGGTGCGAGCTGCCCTGCAGCAGGTGATGCCAAGGGAAGTGGCCAAGCACTCAGCCACCCCCGTCTGCAACGAGTCCGCATag